A genomic window from Klebsiella quasipneumoniae subsp. quasipneumoniae includes:
- a CDS encoding amino acid ABC transporter ATP-binding protein, whose amino-acid sequence MPSSRNGHISITGVSKYYGRHKALDDVSLEIPPGTVTVILGPSGSGKSTLLRTINHLERVDEGFIQIDGDYIGYRRKGDKLYEMKEKEILRQRINVGYVFQNFNLFPHLTVLENLIEAPIAHRQVTRKEAIARAWELLDVVGLRNKADAWSRHLSGGQQQRIAIARALALDPRVILFDEPTSALDPELVGEVLDVIKKLARSGTTLVVVTHEVGFAREVADQVVFMVDGRIVEQGSSDAVLNHPQHPRTRQFLSRVLPS is encoded by the coding sequence ATGCCCAGCTCTCGTAATGGCCATATCTCTATCACCGGGGTCAGCAAATACTATGGCCGCCACAAGGCGCTGGACGATGTGTCGCTGGAGATACCTCCGGGCACGGTGACGGTGATCCTCGGCCCTTCCGGTTCGGGCAAGTCCACGCTGCTGCGCACCATTAATCACCTTGAGCGCGTCGATGAGGGGTTTATTCAGATTGATGGCGACTATATTGGCTATCGCCGCAAAGGCGACAAGCTGTATGAGATGAAAGAGAAGGAGATCCTCCGCCAGCGGATCAACGTCGGCTACGTGTTCCAGAACTTTAACCTGTTTCCACACCTGACGGTGCTGGAGAACCTGATAGAGGCGCCGATCGCCCACAGGCAGGTCACGCGCAAAGAAGCCATTGCCCGTGCCTGGGAGCTGCTGGACGTCGTCGGACTGCGCAATAAAGCCGACGCCTGGTCGCGGCATCTCTCCGGCGGCCAGCAGCAGCGTATCGCCATAGCCCGGGCGCTGGCGCTGGACCCGCGGGTTATCCTGTTTGATGAGCCCACCTCGGCGCTGGATCCGGAGCTGGTGGGCGAGGTGCTGGATGTGATCAAGAAGCTGGCGCGCTCTGGCACCACGCTGGTGGTGGTCACCCACGAGGTTGGCTTTGCCCGCGAGGTGGCCGACCAGGTGGTGTTTATGGTCGACGGCAGGATCGTCGAGCAGGGCAGCAGCGACGCGGTGCTCAACCATCCGCAGCATCCGCGTACCCGGCAGTTTTTATCCAGGGTGCTGCCGTCATGA
- a CDS encoding GNAT family N-acetyltransferase — protein MSEAFRDISPDAPELQPIISGLFAEYAARYGDYFSRDAEVELSEWYLPPQGLFIVLEREGEIIATGAYKPKDRHTAEIKRIWTHRRLRQQGLAAKVVQELERRAVLAGYSHIYLTTGFRQPEAVKLYLSQGYEAQFDLARDPEEYSQPPYDGRLRFTKALAVSAFSHSA, from the coding sequence ATGAGCGAAGCATTCCGCGATATTTCTCCGGACGCACCGGAGCTGCAGCCGATTATTAGCGGGCTGTTTGCCGAATACGCCGCCCGCTACGGTGACTATTTTTCCCGCGATGCGGAAGTGGAGTTGAGCGAGTGGTATTTGCCGCCGCAGGGGCTGTTTATCGTCCTTGAGCGTGAGGGCGAAATTATCGCCACCGGCGCTTATAAGCCGAAGGATCGCCACACCGCAGAGATCAAACGTATCTGGACGCACCGCCGTCTGCGCCAGCAGGGGCTGGCGGCGAAAGTGGTTCAGGAGCTGGAGCGGCGGGCGGTGCTGGCCGGGTACAGCCATATCTACCTGACCACCGGCTTTCGTCAGCCGGAGGCGGTCAAGCTCTATCTCAGCCAGGGGTATGAGGCGCAGTTCGACCTCGCGCGAGACCCCGAAGAGTACAGTCAGCCGCCCTACGATGGCCGACTGCGGTTCACTAAAGCGCTGGCGGTGAGCGCCTTCAGCCACAGCGCCTGA
- a CDS encoding transporter substrate-binding domain-containing protein, giving the protein MDAHAALDLRANEQPLPVTRDPQAIAKIPPGYRFVEPGTLTVAISALNSPPLALLASDNRTRIGSDPDIARLLAGSLGLKLRLVPTAWEDWPLGIAAGRYDVALINIAVTEKRKEKFDFATYRVDSLAFSVKSTSDIAAVHGPADLAGRKVIVGSGTNQERILLGWNEDNRAAGRPPAQPVYLTDDASGNLYIQSGRADIFFGPQSVAAYKAALNGQTRVVGLGPKKAWVATTTKKGNGLVFALQAALDGAIARGEYQQVLARWGEQGEAVAQSVVNPPGITY; this is encoded by the coding sequence CTGGACGCCCACGCGGCGCTGGATCTGCGCGCCAATGAGCAGCCATTGCCGGTCACCCGCGACCCGCAGGCGATAGCGAAAATTCCGCCGGGCTACCGCTTCGTGGAGCCGGGAACGCTGACGGTGGCGATCTCGGCGCTCAATTCGCCGCCGCTGGCGCTGCTGGCCAGCGACAACCGCACGCGGATCGGCAGCGACCCGGATATAGCCCGCCTGCTGGCCGGGAGCCTTGGCCTGAAGCTCAGGCTGGTGCCCACCGCGTGGGAGGACTGGCCGCTGGGCATCGCCGCCGGCCGCTATGACGTGGCGCTGATTAATATTGCGGTAACCGAGAAGCGCAAAGAGAAGTTCGATTTCGCCACCTATCGGGTGGACTCTCTGGCCTTCTCGGTGAAATCCACCAGCGACATCGCCGCGGTGCATGGACCTGCGGACCTTGCCGGGCGCAAAGTGATCGTTGGGTCCGGCACCAATCAGGAGCGGATCCTGCTGGGCTGGAATGAGGACAACCGGGCCGCCGGGCGGCCGCCGGCCCAGCCGGTCTACCTGACCGATGATGCCTCCGGCAACCTCTATATCCAGTCCGGGCGGGCGGATATTTTTTTCGGTCCGCAGTCGGTGGCCGCCTATAAAGCGGCCCTTAACGGCCAGACCCGGGTGGTAGGCCTGGGGCCGAAAAAAGCGTGGGTGGCGACGACCACTAAAAAAGGCAACGGTCTGGTCTTTGCCCTGCAGGCCGCCCTCGACGGGGCGATCGCCCGCGGTGAATATCAACAGGTGCTGGCGCGCTGGGGAGAGCAGGGCGAAGCGGTGGCGCAGTCGGTGGTCAACCCGCCGGGGATCACCTACTAA
- a CDS encoding family 78 glycoside hydrolase catalytic domain, with the protein MSQAIQHNSQVSMTRHPDFLRTAETLRPALSRQAYPPIAVVEAHADATALFGWRAEPVSSLAAFYQRELSSGDSVIIDFGSHFVGYLHFLCQSVGSPPDAPAHLQFTFGETLSEVCEPFSDYQGWLSSSWLQQQDLWLDVLPADVDLPRRYCFRYLKVEVKAVSRKFRLQFNQIEVNAVTSASGACPAATTADPQLKAIDSVAVLTLQNCMQEVFEDGPKRDRRLWLGDLRLQALVNDVTFARHDLVRRCLYLFAGHTREDGMVSANVFVQPDVIADDTFLFDYSLFFVDVLYNYLQSAEDIATARELWPTARRQIELALKRCDASGVVRDSDDWWVFIDWQASLNKQAAAQGVLIYCLQRAVWLAERFEPELAVRYRQRLQQLKAAALDVLWDEQQGFYISGEQRQVSWASQIWLVLAEVGTPQQRREIMHNLEQNPPAIAMNTPYLRHHYIAALLQCGLRDDAIAQIKAYWGAMVDYGADTFWEIFDPAHPDFSPYGSKLINSYCHAWSCTPAWFIRQYGL; encoded by the coding sequence ATGTCACAGGCAATTCAGCATAATTCTCAGGTCTCGATGACCCGCCACCCGGATTTTCTACGCACCGCCGAGACGCTCCGGCCCGCGCTAAGCCGGCAGGCGTACCCGCCGATCGCCGTGGTGGAAGCCCACGCCGACGCCACGGCGCTGTTTGGCTGGCGCGCTGAGCCGGTAAGTTCCCTGGCCGCGTTTTATCAGCGCGAGCTGAGCAGCGGCGATAGCGTCATTATTGATTTTGGCAGCCACTTTGTTGGCTACCTGCATTTTCTCTGTCAGAGCGTCGGGAGCCCGCCGGACGCTCCGGCCCATCTGCAGTTCACCTTCGGCGAAACGCTGAGCGAAGTGTGTGAGCCGTTCAGCGATTACCAGGGTTGGCTAAGCAGCAGCTGGCTGCAGCAGCAGGATCTGTGGCTTGATGTCCTGCCGGCCGACGTTGATCTGCCGCGCCGCTACTGCTTCCGCTATCTGAAGGTGGAGGTCAAAGCCGTGTCGCGCAAGTTTCGTCTGCAGTTCAACCAGATTGAGGTGAATGCCGTTACCTCCGCCAGCGGCGCATGCCCGGCAGCGACAACCGCCGACCCGCAGCTCAAGGCCATCGACAGCGTTGCCGTTCTGACTCTGCAAAACTGCATGCAGGAGGTGTTTGAGGATGGTCCCAAACGCGACCGCCGCCTGTGGCTCGGCGATTTACGTTTGCAGGCGCTGGTGAACGATGTGACCTTCGCCCGTCACGATTTAGTACGCCGCTGCCTGTACCTTTTCGCCGGGCATACTCGTGAGGACGGTATGGTATCGGCCAACGTGTTCGTGCAGCCGGATGTCATTGCTGATGATACCTTTCTTTTTGATTATTCTCTGTTTTTTGTTGACGTTCTCTACAACTATCTGCAAAGCGCGGAGGATATTGCTACGGCCCGCGAGCTGTGGCCCACGGCCCGTCGTCAGATTGAACTGGCGCTGAAACGCTGCGACGCCTCCGGGGTTGTGCGCGATAGCGACGACTGGTGGGTGTTTATCGACTGGCAGGCATCGCTGAATAAACAGGCTGCAGCGCAGGGCGTGCTGATTTACTGCCTGCAGCGCGCCGTCTGGCTGGCGGAGCGTTTCGAACCTGAGCTGGCCGTCCGCTATCGCCAGCGTTTACAGCAGCTTAAAGCTGCGGCCCTCGATGTCTTATGGGACGAGCAGCAAGGCTTCTACATCAGCGGCGAGCAGCGGCAGGTCTCATGGGCATCGCAAATCTGGCTGGTACTGGCGGAAGTCGGTACTCCTCAGCAGCGCCGGGAGATCATGCATAATCTGGAGCAAAATCCCCCCGCGATCGCCATGAACACGCCATACCTGCGTCACCACTATATTGCCGCTCTTCTGCAGTGCGGGCTGCGCGACGACGCTATTGCGCAGATCAAAGCCTACTGGGGAGCAATGGTCGACTACGGCGCCGATACCTTCTGGGAAATCTTCGACCCGGCGCATCCTGATTTTTCCCCTTATGGCAGCAAGCTGATAAACAGTTATTGCCATGCGTGGAGCTGCACCCCGGCCTGGTTTATTCGCCAGTACGGACTTTAA
- a CDS encoding amino acid ABC transporter permease yields MHSSETIKVVPARYPLRVVGALVALLVLTVVIQSVAFNPRWEWGVFARWFFDPVILEGLGQTLLLTLLGTVLSVIFGGLLALARLSSSWLLSSLAWGYIWLFRSLPLIVVLIILYNFSYLYDTLSLGIPFTDVTWASYQTINVLGQFSTAVVGLTLVQSAYTAEIIRGGFLGVDHGQYEAAAALGLPAWRRTLRIILPQALRTILPSGFNEIISLAKGTAMVYVLAMPELFYTIQMIYNRTQEVIPLLMVGAAWYLVITSVLSAIQYLVERGLARSERRSAVNSARGSRLNQPARQPQPQEAVHAQLS; encoded by the coding sequence ATGCATTCATCTGAAACGATCAAAGTGGTGCCGGCGCGCTATCCGCTGCGGGTAGTCGGGGCCCTGGTGGCCCTGCTGGTGCTGACGGTGGTGATCCAGTCGGTGGCCTTTAACCCGCGCTGGGAGTGGGGCGTCTTCGCCCGCTGGTTCTTCGACCCGGTGATCCTCGAAGGGCTGGGGCAAACCCTGCTTCTGACCCTGCTCGGCACGGTGCTGAGCGTGATCTTCGGCGGCCTGCTGGCGCTGGCCCGCTTGTCCTCATCGTGGCTGCTCAGCAGCCTCGCCTGGGGCTATATCTGGCTGTTTCGCTCGCTGCCGCTGATTGTCGTACTGATCATTCTCTACAACTTCTCCTATCTCTACGACACCCTGTCGCTGGGGATCCCGTTTACCGACGTCACCTGGGCCAGCTACCAGACGATAAACGTGCTGGGGCAATTCTCCACGGCGGTGGTGGGCCTGACCCTGGTGCAGAGCGCCTATACCGCGGAGATTATTCGCGGCGGCTTCCTCGGCGTTGACCACGGGCAGTATGAAGCCGCCGCCGCGCTGGGGCTACCCGCCTGGCGACGCACGCTGCGCATTATTCTGCCGCAGGCGCTGCGCACCATCCTGCCATCCGGCTTCAATGAGATCATCAGTCTGGCGAAAGGAACGGCGATGGTGTACGTCCTGGCGATGCCGGAGCTGTTCTACACCATCCAGATGATCTACAACCGTACCCAGGAGGTGATCCCGCTGTTGATGGTCGGCGCCGCCTGGTATCTGGTGATCACCAGCGTCCTCTCCGCCATTCAGTACCTGGTGGAACGTGGCCTGGCGCGCAGTGAGCGCCGCTCGGCGGTGAACAGCGCCCGCGGCAGCCGTCTGAATCAACCCGCACGTCAACCGCAGCCCCAGGAGGCCGTCCATGCCCAGCTCTCGTAA
- a CDS encoding M20 peptidase aminoacylase family protein: MSFEQQLISWRRELHQNPELSLQEVATTARIRDWLQSGGLTLLPYDLKTGLVAEVGSGDKVIALRADIDALPIEEATGLPYRSQNQGVMHACGHDIHTSVMLGAALLLKDREAELPGRVRILFQPAEENFGGAKTLIRAGALEEVSAIFGMHNEPGLPVGEFATRGGAFYANVDRFVFKVTGKGAHAARPHEGKDAILLASQLVTVLQSVASREVNTLDSVVLSVTRIQGGNTWNVLPESVELEGTLRTHSSEVQQRVKARVSEIAAGFASAFGAQIDVFWYAGPTALINDARWADFASEVAAQAGYHTHHADLHLGGEDFAVYLQHIPGAFVSIGSASEYGLHHPAFNPDERLIAPAAHYFARLAEQALQHI, translated from the coding sequence ATGTCCTTTGAACAACAACTGATTAGCTGGCGGCGCGAGCTGCACCAGAACCCGGAGCTCTCCCTGCAGGAGGTGGCCACCACTGCGCGGATCCGCGACTGGCTGCAAAGCGGCGGGTTGACCCTGCTGCCCTACGATCTGAAAACCGGGCTGGTGGCCGAAGTCGGCAGCGGCGACAAGGTGATAGCCCTGCGGGCGGATATCGACGCGTTGCCCATCGAGGAGGCGACCGGTCTGCCTTACCGCTCGCAGAATCAAGGGGTGATGCATGCCTGCGGGCACGATATTCACACCAGCGTAATGCTGGGAGCGGCGCTGCTGCTGAAGGATCGAGAAGCGGAACTCCCGGGGCGGGTGCGGATCCTGTTCCAGCCGGCGGAAGAAAATTTCGGCGGGGCGAAAACCCTGATCCGCGCCGGGGCGCTGGAGGAGGTGTCGGCGATCTTTGGCATGCACAATGAGCCCGGCCTGCCGGTGGGCGAATTTGCCACCCGCGGCGGCGCGTTCTACGCCAACGTCGACCGCTTCGTCTTCAAAGTGACCGGGAAGGGGGCGCATGCCGCCCGCCCCCACGAAGGCAAGGATGCGATCCTGCTGGCCAGCCAGCTGGTGACGGTGCTGCAGAGCGTGGCCAGCCGGGAAGTGAACACCCTCGACTCGGTGGTGCTCAGCGTGACGCGGATCCAGGGAGGCAATACCTGGAACGTGCTGCCGGAGAGCGTCGAGCTGGAGGGGACGCTGCGCACCCACAGCAGTGAAGTGCAGCAGCGGGTCAAGGCCCGGGTCAGCGAGATTGCGGCCGGTTTCGCCAGCGCCTTTGGCGCGCAGATTGACGTCTTCTGGTATGCCGGCCCGACGGCGCTGATCAATGACGCCCGCTGGGCCGACTTCGCCAGCGAGGTAGCGGCCCAGGCCGGGTACCACACCCACCACGCCGATCTGCATCTCGGCGGTGAAGATTTTGCGGTCTATCTTCAGCATATTCCCGGGGCGTTCGTCAGTATCGGCAGCGCCAGCGAATATGGTCTGCACCATCCGGCATTTAATCCGGACGAACGGCTTATTGCACCCGCAGCGCACTATTTCGCCCGTCTGGCGGAGCAGGCATTACAACACATTTAA
- a CDS encoding glycoside-pentoside-hexuronide (GPH):cation symporter: protein MAETTFTLWRQRLGYGIADLSCNLVWQMISLYLMFFYTDVMGLPAYYVGLMFLVTRLVDGVADVLMGLVIDNTATRWGRCRPYLLIGAIPFGLLCILAFYVPDFGTTGKLIYAFVTYLCLSFLYTLVNIPFCAMLPFLTNDSRERTTLSAVRILLGSLGATIVAVATLPLVGALGKGNQEHGFFYTAVVFGVIATFFLLVSFRNVKENISITQERMTLKRAWVSLRANQPWFVFAINIFLMWGAFFFQTGALVYFFHYYVGNNDLTAIVAGISTFVPLLGTLTVPLLASRMKKRHVYLVASAINLVGMVMMMAAGVNSWGLVAGAVVLSLGAGQRTAIYFSMQADPVDYGVWKTGINTAGILTSINGFLGKVAMAGAGAITGVLLSSGGYIANQTQSDGAMLAIKACYLYIPALLIVASMLWMGRFYRLDDQYEQIRADLDAGRRAPSNPSPVAGENHAL from the coding sequence ATGGCAGAAACAACCTTTACCCTTTGGCGGCAGCGCCTTGGCTATGGCATCGCCGACCTCTCCTGCAACCTTGTGTGGCAGATGATCTCTCTTTATCTGATGTTCTTTTACACCGACGTGATGGGCCTGCCCGCTTATTACGTAGGCCTGATGTTCCTCGTGACGCGCCTGGTGGACGGCGTTGCCGACGTGCTAATGGGGCTGGTTATCGACAATACCGCCACCCGCTGGGGGCGCTGCCGTCCGTATCTGCTGATTGGCGCGATCCCCTTCGGACTGCTGTGTATTCTGGCCTTCTACGTGCCTGATTTCGGCACCACCGGTAAGCTGATCTACGCTTTTGTCACCTATCTGTGCCTGTCGTTTCTCTATACCCTCGTTAATATTCCATTCTGCGCCATGCTGCCGTTTCTGACGAACGACTCGCGGGAGCGCACGACGCTGTCGGCGGTACGTATTCTGCTCGGCTCGCTCGGCGCGACTATTGTCGCGGTCGCCACGCTGCCGCTGGTTGGCGCGCTGGGGAAAGGCAATCAGGAGCACGGCTTCTTCTATACGGCGGTGGTTTTCGGCGTGATTGCCACCTTTTTTCTGCTGGTGAGCTTCCGGAACGTTAAGGAAAATATCAGCATTACTCAGGAGCGCATGACCTTAAAACGCGCCTGGGTCAGCCTGCGCGCCAACCAACCATGGTTCGTCTTCGCCATCAATATTTTCCTGATGTGGGGCGCGTTTTTCTTCCAGACCGGGGCGCTGGTCTACTTCTTCCATTATTACGTCGGTAATAACGATCTCACGGCGATCGTCGCCGGGATCTCCACCTTCGTTCCTCTGCTGGGTACCCTCACCGTTCCGCTGCTCGCCAGCCGGATGAAAAAGCGCCACGTCTATCTGGTCGCCAGCGCGATCAACCTGGTCGGCATGGTCATGATGATGGCGGCAGGCGTTAACAGCTGGGGTCTGGTTGCCGGAGCGGTCGTACTCTCGCTTGGCGCCGGACAGCGCACGGCAATTTACTTCTCTATGCAAGCCGATCCGGTGGATTACGGAGTCTGGAAAACCGGCATCAATACCGCCGGCATTTTAACCTCCATCAACGGCTTTCTTGGCAAGGTGGCGATGGCGGGCGCGGGAGCCATTACCGGGGTCCTGCTCTCATCCGGCGGTTATATCGCTAATCAGACGCAAAGCGACGGCGCGATGCTGGCGATAAAAGCCTGCTACCTCTATATCCCGGCGCTGCTGATTGTCGCCTCAATGCTGTGGATGGGTCGCTTCTACCGACTCGACGACCAGTACGAGCAGATCCGCGCCGACCTTGACGCTGGACGCCGTGCGCCGTCGAACCCATCGCCCGTTGCTGGAGAAAACCACGCCCTGTAA
- a CDS encoding MsnO8 family LLM class oxidoreductase yields the protein MSYRISILDKSPLAAGETAAQALARTLTLAQHAEAWGYHRFWVAEHHNTDQLASPSPELVIAWLLGHTRRIRLGSGGVMLQHYSPYKVAENFNLLAALAPGRIDLGVGKAPGGLPLSTRALQQGLHQEEKGAFADQLAQLDNWLSLTEPGGEESLRATPIPPRRADGFLLGASLESAELAARLDWNFVFAAHLNGDSALRRTVLNRWRELSPREAIVAVQVVVADDPATAAALAQQVEAWGVELENGQRVTVGSEAQAVAFARQAGSRPTRIARRESSLISGTPEEVKARLDALQAEDQLDELIIDTPISDGPARLRSLRLLAQAHYGKAVLNVL from the coding sequence ATGTCTTATCGAATCAGTATCCTGGATAAAAGTCCGCTTGCCGCCGGGGAAACCGCCGCGCAGGCGCTGGCGCGTACATTAACGCTGGCGCAACACGCCGAAGCCTGGGGCTATCACCGCTTCTGGGTCGCCGAACACCACAATACCGATCAGCTGGCGAGCCCCTCGCCGGAGCTGGTTATCGCCTGGCTGCTGGGCCACACCCGGCGGATCCGCCTCGGGTCCGGCGGCGTCATGCTCCAGCACTATAGCCCCTATAAGGTTGCGGAAAACTTCAACCTGCTGGCCGCCCTCGCGCCGGGCCGCATCGATCTCGGGGTCGGCAAGGCGCCTGGCGGCCTGCCGCTCTCCACCCGCGCCCTGCAGCAGGGCCTGCATCAGGAGGAGAAAGGCGCCTTTGCCGACCAGCTGGCGCAGCTGGATAACTGGCTGTCGCTGACTGAGCCCGGAGGGGAAGAGAGCCTGCGCGCCACGCCGATCCCGCCGCGCCGGGCAGACGGTTTTCTGCTCGGCGCCAGCCTGGAGAGTGCTGAACTGGCGGCCCGCCTTGACTGGAATTTTGTCTTTGCCGCCCATCTCAATGGCGACAGCGCGCTGCGCCGTACAGTGCTCAACCGCTGGCGCGAGCTGAGCCCGCGCGAGGCGATTGTCGCCGTGCAGGTGGTGGTCGCCGACGATCCCGCTACCGCCGCCGCGCTGGCGCAGCAGGTGGAGGCGTGGGGCGTTGAGCTGGAGAACGGCCAGCGGGTGACCGTCGGCAGTGAGGCGCAGGCCGTTGCCTTTGCCCGCCAGGCCGGTAGCCGTCCCACCCGTATCGCCCGCCGCGAATCTTCGCTGATATCGGGTACCCCCGAAGAGGTGAAAGCCCGGCTGGACGCGCTGCAGGCGGAAGATCAGCTGGATGAACTCATCATTGATACCCCCATTAGCGACGGGCCTGCGCGCCTGCGCTCCCTGCGCCTGCTGGCGCAGGCTCACTACGGCAAGGCGGTGCTGAATGTCCTTTGA
- the pptA gene encoding tautomerase PptA, translating into MPHVDIKCFPRELTDEQKTALAADITEVLIRHLNSKEGAVSVALTQVEPDAWQAVWDSEIAPQMAQLIKKPGYSM; encoded by the coding sequence ATGCCGCATGTTGATATTAAATGCTTTCCCCGTGAACTGACTGACGAACAAAAAACCGCGCTGGCCGCCGATATTACCGAGGTGCTGATCCGCCATCTGAACAGTAAAGAGGGCGCGGTCAGCGTCGCGCTCACTCAGGTTGAGCCGGACGCGTGGCAGGCGGTGTGGGACAGCGAGATCGCCCCGCAGATGGCGCAATTGATTAAGAAGCCGGGTTATAGCATGTAA
- a CDS encoding glutathione S-transferase family protein: MITVYGVPGWGSTISELMLSLADIPYEVVDVEGFDQPGPARERLRQINPLCQVPTLRLADGSIMTETAAIALMILDQRPDLAPAPGTPQRQQFQRLLIWLVANVYPTFTYADYPERWAPAAAEQLVENCRQYRNNLYLWFEQQLVAGPWALGASVTLLDCYIAAMYSWGPRQAWFNAHTPKFAAVALAVYQRPELAAALRRNKLI; this comes from the coding sequence ATGATTACCGTATATGGCGTGCCGGGATGGGGCTCGACGATTAGCGAGCTGATGCTCTCCCTGGCCGATATTCCCTACGAGGTGGTTGACGTCGAGGGCTTTGACCAGCCCGGCCCGGCGCGCGAGCGCCTGCGGCAGATTAACCCGCTGTGCCAGGTGCCCACCCTCAGGCTGGCCGACGGCAGCATCATGACCGAAACCGCCGCCATCGCGCTGATGATCCTCGACCAGCGCCCCGATCTGGCCCCCGCGCCGGGGACGCCGCAGCGTCAGCAGTTTCAGCGTCTGCTGATCTGGCTGGTGGCGAATGTCTATCCCACCTTTACCTATGCCGACTACCCGGAACGCTGGGCGCCCGCCGCGGCGGAGCAGCTGGTGGAAAATTGTCGCCAGTACCGGAACAACCTCTATCTCTGGTTCGAACAGCAGCTGGTCGCCGGGCCCTGGGCGCTGGGCGCGTCGGTTACCCTCCTGGACTGCTATATCGCGGCGATGTATAGCTGGGGGCCCAGGCAGGCGTGGTTTAACGCCCATACGCCCAAATTTGCCGCCGTCGCCCTGGCGGTCTATCAGCGACCGGAGCTGGCCGCGGCGCTACGACGTAACAAGCTGATTTAA
- a CDS encoding carbohydrate porin: MRISLISAAVCCALFSAYDASAAPLTVEQRLAQLEARLNHAEQEAGEAKRRAQQAEQRTSAAEQRAAAAEKQVQTLSQRTAATEQKQQAADKQLAKSSLSDGFEFNAYARSGMLVDSHGKGARGGPGISPASSLNGDAHVGRLGNEKDNYVELSFGKKMTFSDGSWAHFKTMLADGATNPDPWVQDNDSHHLNVRQLYVEMGNFADFSGPFRSASIWAGKRFDRDNFDIHFTDSDIMFLGGTGGGINDVKWGDTLRGDYSVYARNFGDLGSDNYQDNDIQNLMFTANHFWNNWQLMTTAMTAQGNDDLKDNTSTTGSYALRSDNTAKNGYYAMLAYHDKQQFYGLAPGVSESALQYGGGLGAEARQPGSDGDLTENAKSLRFASYGILPLGKNWQLAPSVIAQHSEDRYRDGDRYDWATFNLRVSQEITRNFALLYEASWQYMDLNPNGRTYRYNDNVHQYQAVSGDFYKLTFAPTFKVGDVFDIKARPEIRFFVTWMNWDKDLDRYAINDDFGSKGFTAGGNWNFGVQTEIWF; encoded by the coding sequence ATGCGTATCTCTTTGATTAGCGCAGCGGTTTGCTGCGCCCTTTTTTCGGCTTACGACGCGAGTGCGGCCCCGCTCACCGTCGAACAACGGCTGGCGCAGCTGGAGGCCCGGCTTAATCATGCGGAGCAGGAGGCCGGAGAGGCCAAACGTCGGGCGCAGCAGGCGGAGCAGCGCACCAGCGCCGCGGAACAACGCGCGGCGGCAGCGGAAAAGCAGGTGCAGACCCTCAGTCAGCGCACCGCAGCGACCGAGCAAAAGCAGCAGGCTGCCGACAAACAGCTGGCGAAAAGCAGCCTCAGCGATGGCTTCGAGTTCAACGCCTACGCGCGCTCCGGGATGCTGGTTGACAGTCATGGTAAAGGCGCGCGCGGCGGGCCGGGAATCTCCCCGGCCAGTTCGCTCAACGGCGATGCCCACGTTGGCCGTCTCGGCAACGAGAAAGATAACTACGTGGAGCTCAGCTTCGGCAAAAAAATGACCTTCAGCGACGGGTCATGGGCGCACTTTAAAACCATGCTTGCCGACGGGGCAACCAACCCGGATCCATGGGTACAGGATAACGACAGCCACCACCTGAACGTGCGTCAGCTGTACGTCGAGATGGGCAATTTCGCCGATTTTTCCGGGCCGTTCAGGAGCGCGTCCATCTGGGCGGGCAAGCGTTTCGACCGCGATAATTTCGATATCCACTTTACCGATAGCGATATTATGTTCCTCGGCGGTACCGGCGGCGGGATCAATGACGTGAAGTGGGGGGATACGCTGCGCGGCGATTACTCGGTCTATGCGCGTAACTTCGGCGATCTGGGTAGCGATAACTACCAGGATAACGATATACAGAACCTGATGTTCACCGCCAACCACTTCTGGAACAACTGGCAGCTGATGACCACGGCGATGACCGCCCAGGGCAATGATGATCTGAAAGATAATACCTCGACCACCGGCAGTTACGCTCTGCGCAGCGATAATACGGCCAAAAACGGCTACTACGCGATGCTGGCGTATCACGACAAACAGCAATTCTATGGCCTCGCGCCGGGCGTATCGGAGAGCGCCCTGCAGTACGGCGGCGGGCTGGGCGCCGAGGCGCGCCAGCCCGGCAGCGATGGCGATCTTACCGAGAACGCTAAGTCCCTGCGTTTTGCGTCCTACGGCATTTTGCCGTTGGGGAAAAACTGGCAGCTTGCTCCATCGGTTATCGCCCAGCATAGCGAAGATCGCTACCGCGATGGCGACCGCTACGATTGGGCAACCTTTAACCTGCGGGTTTCCCAGGAGATCACCCGCAACTTCGCCCTGCTGTATGAGGCCTCATGGCAGTATATGGACCTGAATCCCAACGGCCGAACCTATCGCTATAATGACAACGTGCATCAATACCAGGCGGTGAGCGGCGATTTTTACAAGCTGACCTTCGCCCCGACGTTCAAAGTGGGCGATGTGTTTGATATCAAAGCGAGGCCGGAGATCCGCTTCTTTGTCACGTGGATGAACTGGGATAAAGACCTGGATCGCTATGCGATCAACGATGATTTCGGCAGTAAAGGCTTTACCGCCGGAGGAAACTGGAACTTTGGCGTGCAGACGGAGATTTGGTTTTAA